A window of the Bufo gargarizans isolate SCDJY-AF-19 chromosome 1, ASM1485885v1, whole genome shotgun sequence genome harbors these coding sequences:
- the LOC122924912 gene encoding oocyte zinc finger protein XlCOF6.1-like, whose protein sequence is MTNQGEDLTDIKVEDEEERMMGDPPCKSEVEEDIPGDVITAENPSTNSEGNLLSLNYKVEDEDMQRSSGENTNVHPGLHSTYNLPHHEELSLDQKEGEMFHCGKEFTKRSSLSTYRRICTGEKPYSCSECGECFTDKIHLVRHKKSHIGEMFKCSECGKGFKIKSNLVIHQRIHTGEKPYSCSECGKCFTHKLYLVMHERSHTGEKPYSCSECGKCFTQKSKLVTHQRIHTGEKPYSCSECGKCFTQKSYLVMHERIHTGEKPYSCSECGKSFTQKSDLVKHERSHTGEKPFSCSECGKGFKIKSNLVIHERIHTGEKPYSCSECGKCFTRKSILVIHERNHTGEKPYSCSECGKCFKDKSSFVKHKRSHTGEYSCSECGKCFTQKSNLVIHERNHT, encoded by the exons atgacaaatcagggggaagatctgactgatattaaagtagaggatgaagaagagaggatgatgggcgatcccccgtgtaagagtgaggtggaggaggacataccaggagatgtcatcacag cagaAAATCCCAGTACAAATTCTGAAGGAAATTTGTTGTCACTAAATTATAAAGTAGAAGATGAAGATATGCagcgctcttcaggagaaaatactaatgtacatccaggacttcacagtacaTATAATCTTCCTCATCATGAGGAACTTTCTCTTGACCAGAAAGAGGGTGAAATGTTTCACTGTGGTAAAGAGTTCACAAAAAGATCAAGTCTTTCTACATATAGAAGAATTTGCactggggagaagccatattcctgttcagaatgtggggagTGCTTTACAGATAAAATACATCTTGTTAGACATAAAAAAAGCCACATAGGAGAGATGTTTaagtgttcagaatgtgggaaaggttttaaaatcaaatcaaatcttgttatacatcagagaattcacacaggagagaagccatattcatgttcagaatgtgggaaatgttttacacacaaATTATATCTTGTTatgcatgagagaagtcacacaggagagaagccatattcgtgttcagaatgtgggaaatgttttacacaaaaatcaaaactagttacacatcagagaattcacacaggagagaagccatattcatgttcagaatgtgggaaatgttttacacaaaaatcatatcttgttatgcatgagagaattcacacaggagagaagccatattcgtgttcagaatgtgggaaaagttttacacaaaaatcagatcttgttaagcatgagagaagtcacacaggagagaagccgttttcgtgttcagaatgtgggaaaggttttaaaatcaaatcaaatcttgttatacatgagagaattcacacaggagagaagccatattcatgttcagaatgtgggaaatgttttacaaggaAATCAATTctagttatacatgagagaaatcacacaggagagaagccatattcatgttcagaatgtgggaaatgttttaaagatAAATCAAG